A stretch of the uncultured Trichococcus sp. genome encodes the following:
- a CDS encoding DUF4038 domain-containing protein, translated as MLTIDNLRFQQDDRDFFFLADTCWSAFTNAELFEFENYCRIRKSQGFTVIQLNLLRQWDASSTQIRRDPFKLVSLDDANHYIYDYSQLNIAYFDRVEEMLSIMEKYELTPALVLLWANYVPDTWTEPMNRNNLMDKNQIEPYVAYVAQRYKKFNPIYFISGDTDFPSEATIEHYNIALTTLKKHDDDALVSFHIRGRLDEIPAVFLEASDFFSYQSGHNKDYPEKVYEIPMKLRANGIQMPIINTEPCYEQISYSRHSFGRFTQEDCRRVAWQSILAGASAGITYGAHGIWSWHRTGERFGIVEGEGFDQPYDLNDAMRFPGADDFGYLKQLVATYQLFDVEPINLVLKNTGQIRLGKTDTRTVIYLPVNTRLDIRQLQLAKDSFTLKAINLEKRLEMTVDFTEDNIEMHNGVRDALYIIEKI; from the coding sequence ATGCTAACAATCGATAATCTGCGGTTCCAGCAAGACGACAGGGATTTCTTTTTCTTGGCGGATACTTGTTGGAGTGCGTTTACTAATGCTGAGCTGTTTGAATTTGAAAATTACTGCAGAATCAGAAAAAGCCAAGGATTCACTGTTATTCAGCTAAACTTATTGCGCCAATGGGATGCAAGCTCAACCCAAATCCGGAGGGACCCATTCAAACTGGTAAGTCTCGACGATGCCAATCATTATATCTATGATTATTCGCAATTGAATATTGCTTATTTTGATCGCGTCGAAGAAATGCTGTCGATCATGGAAAAATACGAGTTGACTCCTGCACTTGTGCTGCTTTGGGCCAATTATGTTCCCGACACTTGGACTGAACCCATGAACCGGAATAACCTGATGGACAAAAACCAAATAGAACCTTATGTTGCCTACGTGGCACAAAGGTACAAAAAGTTTAACCCCATCTATTTCATCAGCGGCGATACTGATTTCCCTTCAGAAGCAACGATTGAACATTACAACATCGCACTGACAACTTTAAAAAAACATGATGATGATGCACTGGTATCTTTTCACATCAGAGGCCGCTTGGATGAAATACCTGCAGTTTTTCTGGAAGCTTCAGACTTCTTCAGCTATCAGTCCGGGCATAACAAAGACTATCCCGAAAAAGTATACGAAATACCCATGAAATTAAGAGCAAACGGAATACAAATGCCCATCATAAATACTGAACCCTGCTATGAACAGATCAGTTACAGCAGGCATTCATTTGGTCGATTCACACAAGAGGATTGCCGGAGAGTGGCATGGCAAAGCATCCTTGCTGGAGCCAGTGCGGGCATAACTTATGGCGCACACGGAATTTGGAGCTGGCACAGAACCGGTGAGCGATTCGGCATAGTCGAAGGCGAAGGCTTTGACCAGCCTTATGATTTGAACGATGCGATGCGCTTCCCCGGAGCAGATGATTTTGGATACTTAAAACAGTTGGTTGCCACGTATCAATTGTTTGATGTTGAACCAATAAATCTTGTTCTGAAAAACACTGGTCAAATACGCTTAGGCAAGACCGACACGAGAACTGTCATCTACTTGCCTGTAAACACGCGCTTGGACATCCGTCAATTACAATTGGCCAAAGATTCGTTCACTCTGAAAGCCATAAATCTGGAAAAAAGACTCGAAATGACCGTGGACTTCACTGAAGACAACATTGAAATGCATAACGGCGTCCGGGATGCTCTCTATATTATCGAAAAAATATAG
- a CDS encoding LacI family DNA-binding transcriptional regulator → MKLEDIARLANVSKSAASLALNGKPGVSEETRATVLRIAKEHNYVPLKKIKKKYINPSSSTNYVIRFVGCKATDLIEDNYHNMPFFNELLGYFTNELKNYPFSLLISSIDSNSIRADLKRIEDEQPSDGIFLLGTNLTLQQIEEIQKIQKNLVVLDTCAPQSNLDFISINNYQGAYQAAEYLIKKGHQKIGYAESKTRIYNFSERKRGFFDALNHYGFSSKDVSIYRLHGMKIETDTENLADLQSESGSPTAVFCENDYIAISLIRTLSALKITVPEDISVIGFDNIPESKVITPELTTIGVNKQKIAQEAMRKMLANLERQEEDYGMHSFINTNLIERDSVV, encoded by the coding sequence GTGAAACTTGAGGATATAGCGAGATTAGCCAATGTTTCGAAGTCGGCAGCTTCACTCGCGTTGAACGGCAAGCCAGGCGTCAGCGAAGAGACAAGAGCGACTGTCTTGAGAATTGCAAAAGAGCACAATTACGTGCCGCTGAAAAAAATCAAAAAAAAATACATTAACCCATCCAGCTCCACAAACTATGTGATTCGTTTTGTGGGCTGCAAGGCTACTGATCTGATTGAGGATAACTATCACAACATGCCATTTTTTAACGAACTGCTCGGATATTTTACCAATGAACTGAAAAATTATCCTTTCTCCTTACTGATTTCCTCGATAGATTCCAATTCAATACGAGCGGATTTAAAAAGAATAGAGGACGAGCAACCTTCCGACGGTATTTTTCTTCTGGGCACGAACCTTACGCTTCAGCAAATTGAAGAGATCCAGAAGATCCAGAAGAATTTGGTAGTGTTGGATACTTGCGCTCCCCAATCGAACCTGGATTTCATTTCAATCAATAACTATCAAGGAGCCTATCAGGCTGCCGAATATCTGATCAAAAAAGGGCATCAGAAAATTGGCTATGCAGAATCAAAAACGCGGATATATAACTTCTCCGAGCGGAAGCGCGGATTCTTCGATGCCCTGAACCACTATGGCTTTTCGTCGAAAGATGTCAGCATTTACCGGCTGCACGGCATGAAAATCGAAACAGATACAGAAAATCTCGCCGATCTGCAATCAGAATCCGGTTCCCCGACAGCTGTTTTTTGCGAGAATGATTATATCGCGATTAGTTTGATCAGAACGCTATCCGCACTGAAAATCACTGTTCCGGAGGATATCTCAGTAATTGGCTTTGATAACATACCCGAATCAAAAGTGATTACGCCCGAACTTACAACAATCGGCGTCAATAAACAAAAAATCGCACAAGAGGCTATGCGAAAAATGCTTGCGAATCTAGAGAGACAGGAAGAAGATTATGGGATGCACTCTTTCATCAATACCAATTTAATCGAAAGAGACTCCGTTGTCTGA
- a CDS encoding L-fucose/L-arabinose isomerase family protein — protein sequence MDKIKIGFAPTRRNLFSAAAAIEYADLTREKLDEFGIDYVDIKEINEDGLLYDDAGLEKIAEKFAAEKIDGLFLANENFGTEYECARLAKKLNVPVLLWGPKDEHPADDGSRLRDTQCGLFAIGKVLRRFKVPFTYVRNCDLDDPAFERGIKDFVKVCNVVKVFRNTRILQIGPRPFDFWSTMCNEGELLERFNIQLSPIPLNELVKEIKKVQTADSDLIQANIDHVHELAEVQITPDELRMVVALKIAIRNLAEAYGCNAGVIQCWTALQDEIGILPYAALSLLQDEGFPVTCETDIHGVISQLLVEAATLGEHRAMFADVNTRHPSNENGELLQHLGVFPLSTAKTKPILPPRHFVFDYPGSVGFEAKAGDLTLCRFDGDNGEYSLLMGNAKVIDGPYNQGTYAWVEFENLNRLETKLVYGPYIHHISAVYDKVVPVLYEACKYIGIQSDFYDPIEEDIQAYLRGE from the coding sequence ATGGACAAAATTAAAATCGGTTTTGCGCCGACAAGAAGAAATCTGTTCAGCGCAGCGGCAGCGATTGAATATGCGGATTTAACAAGAGAGAAACTGGACGAGTTTGGGATAGATTATGTGGACATCAAAGAAATCAATGAGGATGGTCTTCTGTATGATGATGCAGGGCTGGAAAAAATTGCCGAGAAGTTTGCGGCCGAAAAAATTGATGGCCTGTTCCTTGCGAACGAAAATTTCGGAACAGAGTACGAATGCGCAAGATTGGCGAAAAAGTTGAATGTGCCTGTATTGCTTTGGGGCCCTAAAGATGAACATCCTGCAGATGATGGTTCTCGGTTGCGCGATACCCAGTGCGGATTGTTCGCTATCGGAAAAGTGCTGCGCCGATTCAAAGTCCCGTTTACGTATGTACGCAATTGTGATTTGGATGACCCTGCTTTTGAAAGGGGTATCAAAGATTTTGTGAAAGTCTGCAATGTGGTCAAAGTGTTCCGGAATACGCGCATCCTGCAAATCGGGCCGCGGCCTTTTGATTTCTGGTCGACAATGTGCAATGAAGGGGAATTATTGGAACGCTTCAATATTCAATTGTCACCGATTCCCTTGAATGAATTAGTCAAAGAAATCAAAAAAGTCCAAACTGCAGACTCGGACCTGATCCAAGCAAATATCGATCATGTTCATGAGCTTGCAGAAGTACAGATTACACCGGATGAATTAAGGATGGTCGTTGCTTTGAAAATAGCCATCCGTAATTTGGCTGAGGCGTACGGTTGTAACGCCGGGGTTATTCAATGTTGGACCGCCCTGCAGGATGAAATCGGAATTCTGCCATACGCAGCATTGTCTCTGTTGCAGGATGAAGGTTTCCCGGTCACTTGCGAAACCGACATCCATGGAGTCATTTCCCAATTGTTGGTCGAGGCGGCTACATTGGGTGAACATCGCGCCATGTTTGCGGATGTGAATACGCGTCATCCATCGAATGAGAACGGCGAGTTACTTCAGCATTTGGGTGTTTTCCCGCTGTCCACTGCAAAAACAAAACCGATTTTGCCGCCGCGGCATTTTGTATTCGATTATCCCGGATCTGTCGGGTTTGAAGCAAAAGCAGGCGACTTGACGCTCTGCCGATTTGACGGAGACAACGGAGAATATTCCTTATTGATGGGAAACGCCAAAGTCATCGATGGTCCTTACAACCAAGGAACCTATGCATGGGTGGAGTTCGAAAATCTGAATCGATTGGAAACCAAATTGGTGTACGGTCCATACATCCACCATATATCTGCTGTTTATGACAAAGTTGTCCCAGTGCTCTATGAAGCATGCAAATACATCGGCATCCAGTCGGATTTCTATGATCCGATCGAAGAAGATATTCAAGCGTATCTCAGAGGGGAGTAA
- a CDS encoding transketolase codes for MTTTINALEMKAVDIRRSLLTLVKEGETGHTGSDLSCTDILVALYYKILNIDPKNPNHPDRDRYIQSKGHAAEVLWAILADKGFFPESELSTFSKFGSRLIGHPNNKVDGVEMNTGSLGHGLSVSVGIALAAKMDKKSYQTYTLMGDGELAEGSVWEGTMAAAHYKLDNLTAIIDRNGLQITGRSEDVMGMESLRGKFEAFGWHVIDVKDGNSMAELIEAFEAPTMTGKPKLIIAHTTKGKGISFAENQPQWHHKVPSNSEFAKAMEELDVRMEVLANER; via the coding sequence ATGACTACTACAATAAATGCTTTAGAAATGAAAGCGGTCGATATCAGACGTTCGTTACTGACGCTGGTCAAGGAAGGCGAGACCGGCCACACCGGATCAGACTTATCTTGTACCGATATCCTTGTCGCTCTCTACTATAAAATACTCAACATTGATCCAAAAAATCCGAATCACCCTGACAGGGACCGTTATATTCAAAGTAAAGGTCATGCCGCAGAAGTTCTATGGGCAATCCTTGCCGATAAAGGCTTCTTTCCTGAAAGTGAACTGAGCACTTTTTCCAAATTCGGTTCGAGGCTAATCGGACATCCCAACAACAAAGTAGATGGCGTAGAAATGAATACGGGTTCCCTCGGGCATGGGCTATCTGTATCGGTCGGAATCGCACTTGCCGCAAAAATGGACAAAAAGTCTTATCAAACCTATACATTGATGGGCGACGGAGAATTGGCTGAAGGTTCTGTTTGGGAAGGTACGATGGCGGCTGCGCATTATAAGTTGGACAATCTGACAGCCATCATTGACCGGAACGGCCTGCAGATCACAGGCAGATCGGAAGATGTGATGGGAATGGAGTCATTGAGAGGTAAATTTGAAGCATTCGGTTGGCATGTGATCGATGTCAAAGACGGCAACAGTATGGCTGAACTTATTGAGGCGTTTGAAGCGCCGACCATGACAGGTAAGCCGAAACTGATTATCGCCCATACGACGAAAGGGAAAGGAATCTCCTTTGCCGAAAATCAGCCGCAATGGCATCATAAGGTCCCGAGCAATAGTGAATTTGCAAAGGCAATGGAAGAATTGGATGTACGGATGGAGGTTCTGGCCAATGAGCGTTGA
- a CDS encoding transketolase C-terminal domain-containing protein yields MSVEKTNSVANRQVVCDVLVEYAEQNKDLVVLTSDSRGSASLANFAEKLPEQLVEVGIAEQNIVSIAAGLAHSGKRPFVASPACFLSMRSIEQIKVDVAYSNTNVKLIGISGGVSYGALGMSHHSLQDIAVTRAIPNLQVLLPADRFETEKMFQALATSDEPAYIRIGRNPVADCYESSDYEFEIGKAVTLRSGNDITIAATGETVRIALDAADQLRQDGIEASVLNYHTIKPFDSETLLQAVAETGKIISIEEHSIYGGLGGAIAEVLSEKTGISHKIMGLPDEPAITGNTKEIFDYYGLNSQGIRKMALAMVKEHVR; encoded by the coding sequence ATGAGCGTTGAAAAGACAAATTCTGTGGCAAATCGGCAGGTCGTTTGTGACGTCCTTGTCGAGTATGCAGAGCAGAACAAGGATTTGGTGGTATTGACGAGTGATTCCCGTGGATCGGCATCGTTGGCGAATTTTGCCGAAAAACTGCCTGAACAGCTGGTTGAAGTTGGGATTGCAGAGCAGAACATTGTCAGCATAGCTGCAGGACTGGCCCACAGCGGGAAGAGACCTTTCGTGGCATCACCGGCTTGTTTCTTGAGCATGCGCAGCATAGAACAGATCAAAGTCGATGTCGCCTATTCCAATACCAACGTCAAACTTATCGGAATCAGCGGAGGAGTCAGTTACGGCGCGCTGGGGATGAGCCACCACTCTTTGCAGGACATTGCAGTGACACGGGCGATCCCGAATCTGCAGGTGTTGCTTCCAGCGGATCGGTTTGAAACGGAAAAGATGTTTCAGGCGTTGGCAACCAGTGATGAACCCGCCTATATCCGCATCGGCAGAAACCCGGTGGCAGACTGTTATGAATCTTCGGATTATGAATTTGAAATCGGTAAGGCGGTAACATTGCGAAGCGGAAATGATATAACCATAGCGGCTACAGGAGAAACCGTCCGCATTGCGCTGGATGCGGCCGACCAATTAAGGCAAGACGGCATTGAAGCAAGCGTGTTGAACTATCATACGATAAAACCCTTTGATTCCGAAACGCTTCTGCAGGCCGTGGCCGAAACGGGGAAAATCATTTCGATCGAAGAACACAGCATCTACGGTGGGCTTGGAGGCGCAATTGCGGAAGTATTATCGGAAAAAACAGGGATATCCCACAAAATCATGGGCCTTCCCGATGAACCAGCGATCACCGGCAATACGAAGGAGATTTTTGATTATTACGGACTGAAT